One part of the Arabidopsis thaliana chromosome 1 sequence genome encodes these proteins:
- the SDD1 gene encoding Subtilase family protein (STOMATAL DENSITY AND DISTRIBUTION (SDD1); CONTAINS InterPro DOMAIN/s: Protease-associated PA (InterPro:IPR003137), Proteinase inhibitor, propeptide (InterPro:IPR009020), Peptidase S8/S53, subtilisin/kexin/sedolisin (InterPro:IPR000209), Peptidase S8, subtilisin-related (InterPro:IPR015500), Peptidase S8/S53, subtilisin, active site (InterPro:IPR022398), Proteinase inhibitor I9, subtilisin propeptide (InterPro:IPR010259); BEST Arabidopsis thaliana protein match is: Subtilase family protein (TAIR:AT2G05920.1); Has 8825 Blast hits to 7601 proteins in 1230 species: Archae - 300; Bacteria - 5187; Metazoa - 188; Fungi - 495; Plants - 1932; Viruses - 0; Other Eukaryotes - 723 (source: NCBI BLink).), which yields MEPKPFFLCIIFLLFCSSSSEILQKQTYIVQLHPNSETAKTFASKFDWHLSFLQEAVLGVEEEEEEPSSRLLYSYGSAIEGFAAQLTESEAEILRYSPEVVAVRPDHVLQVQTTYSYKFLGLDGFGNSGVWSKSRFGQGTIIGVLDTGVWPESPSFDDTGMPSIPRKWKGICQEGESFSSSSCNRKLIGARFFIRGHRVANSPEESPNMPREYISARDSTGHGTHTASTVGGSSVSMANVLGNGAGVARGMAPGAHIAVYKVCWFNGCYSSDILAAIDVAIQDKVDVLSLSLGGFPIPLYDDTIAIGTFRAMERGISVICAAGNNGPIESSVANTAPWVSTIGAGTLDRRFPAVVRLANGKLLYGESLYPGKGIKNAGREVEVIYVTGGDKGSEFCLRGSLPREEIRGKMVICDRGVNGRSEKGEAVKEAGGVAMILANTEINQEEDSIDVHLLPATLIGYTESVLLKAYVNATVKPKARIIFGGTVIGRSRAPEVAQFSARGPSLANPSILKPDMIAPGVNIIAAWPQNLGPTGLPYDSRRVNFTVMSGTSMSCPHVSGITALIRSAYPNWSPAAIKSALMTTADLYDRQGKAIKDGNKPAGVFAIGAGHVNPQKAINPGLVYNIQPVDYITYLCTLGFTRSDILAITHKNVSCNGILRKNPGFSLNYPSIAVIFKRGKTTEMITRRVTNVGSPNSIYSVNVKAPEGIKVIVNPKRLVFKHVDQTLSYRVWFVLKKKNRGGKVASFAQGQLTWVNSHNLMQRVRSPISVTLKTN from the coding sequence ATGGAACCCAAACCTTTCTTTCTCTGCAttatctttcttctattttgttcttcttcgtcaGAGATCCTGCAGAAGCAGACTTACATTGTTCAGCTTCATCCTAATAGCGAAACCGCTAAAACCTTTGCCTCAAAGTTTGATTGGcatctttcttttctccaaGAAGCGGTTTTAggtgttgaagaagaagaggaagagccTTCTTCTCGACTTCTCTACTCCTATGGCTCTGCGATTGAAGGATTTGCTGCTCAGTTGACTGAATCAGAAGCCGAGATACTGAGATATTCACCTGAAGTTGTTGCAGTGAGACCTGACCATGTTCTTCAGGTTCAAACCACTTACTCTTACAAGTTCTTGGGACTCGACGGTTTTGGAAACTCCGGTGTATGGTCTAAATCTCGGTTTGGTCAAGGCACAATTATCGGCGTGCTTGATACTGGAGTTTGGCCTGAAAGTCCTAGCTTTGACGATACCGGAATGCCTTCGATTCCACGGAAATGGAAAGGGATTTGCCAAGAAGGAGAAAGTTTCAGTTCTTCGAGCTGTAACCGGAAGCTAATCGGTGCTAGATTCTTCATCAGAGGACACCGTGTCGCTAATTCACCAGAGGAATCACCAAACATGCCTCGTGAATACATTTCCGCAAGAGATTCAACGGGACACGGGACTCACACCGCCTCAACAGTTGGTGGATCCTCTGTTTCGATGGCGAATGTTCTTGGCAATGGAGCTGGTGTGGCTCGTGGGATGGCTCCTGGAGCTCACATTGCAGTCTATAAAGTCTGTTGGTTCAATGGTTGTTACAGCTCTGACATTCTAGCAGCTATAGATGTAGCGATTCAAGATAAAGTCGATGTTCTTTCGCTTTCCCTTGGCGGTTTCCCTATTCCTTTGTATGATGACACAATCGCCATTGGAACATTCCGAGCCATGGAACGCGGTATATCTGTAATCTGTGCAGCTGGTAACAACGGTCCAATCGAAAGCTCTGTTGCAAACACAGCTCCTTGGGTCTCAACCATTGGCGCAGGCACGCTTGATCGAAGATTTCCCGCTGTGGTCAGATTAGCCAACGGAAAGCTTCTCTATGGAGAGTCATTGTATCCGGGAAAAGGTATAAAGAATGCCGGGAGAGAGGTTGAGGTGATTTACGTCACAGGAGGAGATAAAGGAAGTGAGTTCTGTTTGAGAGGGTCACTTCCAAGAGAAGAAATCCGAGGCAAAATGGTGATTTGTGATCGCGGAGTCAATGGAAGATCGGAGAAAGGAGAAGCGGTTAAAGAAGCTGGAGGAGTTGCAATGATCTTAGCCAATACAGAGAtcaaccaagaagaagattctatTGACGTTCATCTCTTACCAGCTACATTGATTGGTTACACTGAGTCAGTCCTTCTGAAGGCTTATGTTAATGCCACGGTGAAACCAAAGGCGCGGATAATTTTTGGTGGTACGGTGATTGGGAGGTCACGAGCACCGGAGGTGGCTCAGTTTTCAGCTCGAGGACCGAGTTTAGCCAATCCTTCGATACTAAAACCGGATATGATTGCTCCGGGAGTCAATATCATTGCGGCTTGGCCTCAAAATCTAGGACCAACCGGACTTCCTTATGATTCAAGAAGAGTTAACTTCACTGTAATGTCAGGAACTTCAATGTCTTGTCCACATGTTAGCGGAATCACTGCTCTTATCCGGTCTGCATACCCGAACTGGTCTCCAGCTGCAATCAAATCCGCATTGATGACAACAGCGGATTTGTACGATCGTCAAGGGAAAGCGATAAAGGATGGTAACAAACCAGCCGGTGTGTTTGCGATTGGAGCAGGGCATGTGAATCCGCAAAAGGCGATAAACCCGGGATTGGTTTACAACATTCAACCAGTGGATTACATAACTTACCTCTGCACTCTTGGATTCACAAGATCAGATATTTTAGCAATCACTCATAAGAACGTGAGCTGCAATGGAATATTGCGGAAAAACCCGGGTTTTAGTCTCAATTACCCGTCGATAGCCGTGATTTTCAAACGTGGCAAGACTACGGAGATGATCACAAGGCGTGTCACTAACGTTGGGAGTCCTAACTCGATATACTCAGTGAATGTCAAGGCTCCAGAGGGGATCAAAGTTATTGTCAATCCTAAGAGACTTGTGTTCAAACACGTGGATCAGACGCTGAGCTATAGAGTATGGTTtgtattgaagaagaaaaacagaggagggaAGGTGGCTAGCTTTGCACAAGGGCAGTTGACTTGGGTCAACTCTCATAATCTGATGCAGCGAGTTAGAAGTCCAATCTCTGTAACCTTGAAGACTAACTGA
- a CDS encoding vacuolar sorting-associated protein (DUF946) (Plant protein of unknown function (DUF946); CONTAINS InterPro DOMAIN/s: Protein of unknown function DUF946 (InterPro:IPR009291); BEST Arabidopsis thaliana protein match is: Plant protein of unknown function (DUF946) (TAIR:AT5G43950.1); Has 349 Blast hits to 319 proteins in 89 species: Archae - 0; Bacteria - 23; Metazoa - 11; Fungi - 104; Plants - 206; Viruses - 0; Other Eukaryotes - 5 (source: NCBI BLink).), translating into MLGYKCLHWNNLIDLPPLKDPETFSLPSSIPHWPPGQGFGSGTINLGKLQVIKITDFEFIWRYRSTEKKKNISFYKPKGLLPKDFHCLGHYCQSDSHPLRGYVLAARDLVDSLEQVEKPALVEPVDFTLVWSSNDSAENECSSKSECGYFWLPQPPEGYRSIGFVVTKTSVKPELNEVRCVRADLTDICEPHNVIVTAVSESLGVPLFIWRTRPSDRGMWGKGVSAGTFFCRTRLVAAREDLGIGIACLKNLDLSLHAMPNVDQIQALIQHYGPTLVFHPGETYLPSSVSWFFKNGAVLCEKGNPIEEPIDENGSNLPQGGSNDKQFWIDLPCDDQQRDFVKRGNLESSKLYIHIKPALGGTFTDLVFWIFCPFNGPATLKLGLVDISLISIGQHVCDWEHFTLRISNFSGELYSIYLSQHSGGEWIEAYDLEIIPGSNKAVVYSSKHGHASFPRAGTYLQGSTMLGIGIRNDTARSELLVDSSSRYEIIAAEYLSGNSVLAEPPWLQYMREWGPKVVYDSREEIERLVNRFPRTVRVSLATVLRKLPVELSGEEGPTGPKEKNNWYGDERC; encoded by the exons ATGTTGGGTTACAAATGTCTCCACTGGAACAATCTTATAGATTTACCGCCATTAAAGGACCCTGAAAccttctctcttccttcttccatTCCCCATTGGCCTCCAG GTCAAGGCTTTGGCTCTGGAACAATCAATCTCGGCAAATTACAAGTCATCAAAATCAcggattttgaatttatatggAGATACAGATccacagagaagaagaagaacatttCATTTTACAAACCAAAGGGATTGTTACCTAAAGACTTCCATTGCTTAGGTCACTACTGTCAGTCTGATTCTCATCCTTTGAGAGGTTATGTACTTGCGGCAAGAGATTTAGTGGATTCATTAGAACAGGTAGAGAAACCTGCATTAGTGGAACCTGTTGATTTTACTCTTGTCTGGAGCTCAAATGATTCAGCAGAAAATGAATGTAGTAGTAAGAGCGAATGCGGTTACTTCTGGTTACCGCAGCCTCCTGAAGGGTATAGATCGATCGGTTTTGTGGTTACAAAGACTTCCGTGAAACCTGAGTTGAATGAAGTTAGATGTGTTAGAGCTGATCTTACTGATATATGTGAACCCCACAATGTCATTGTCACTGCTGTTTCAGAATCTTTAGGTGTTCCTTTGTTTATATGGAGAACTCGGCCTTCAGACCGAGGAATGTGGGGCAAAGGTGTCTCTGCAGGTACTTTCTTCTGCAGAACTCGGCTTGTTGCTGCTAGAGAAGATCTTGGTATCGGTATTGCTTGTCTAAAGAATCTAGATTTGAGTTTACATGCGATGCCAAATGTTGATCAGATTCAAGCTTTGATTCAACACTATGGTCCTACACTAGTCTTCCATCCTGGTGAAACTTACTTACCTTCTTCTGTTTCGTGGTTCTTCAAAAATGGTGCAGTTCTCTGCGAAAAGGGAAATCCAATCGAGGAACCTATCGATGAAAATGGTTCGAATTTGCCTCAAGGAGGAAGCAATGACAAGCAGTTTTGGATTGATTTGCCGTGTGATGATCAACAAAGAGATTTCGTCAAGCGAGGAAACCTTGAAAGCTCGAAACTTTACATTCATATTAAGCCTGCTCTTGGAGGAACGTTCACGGATCTTGTCTTCTGGATCTTCTGTCCATTTAACGGACCAGCAACCTTAAAACTAGGACTCGTCGATATCTCATTGATCAGTATTGGCCAACACGTCTGCGATTGGGAACATTTCACTCTCCGAATCAGCAATTTCTCTGGTGAGCTTTACTCAATCTACTTGTCTCAACACAGTGGCGGCGAGTGGATCGAAGCATACGACCTTGAAATCATTCCCGGAAGCAACAAAGCCGTTGTTTACTCTTCAAAACATGGTCACGCAAGCTTTCCTAGGGCTGGGACTTACTTACAGGGATCGACAATGCTTGGGATTGGGATAAGAAATGACACTGCGCGTAGTGAACTCTTGGTAGATTCGAGCTCACGGTACGAGATCATTGCAGCGGAGTATCTCAGCGGAAACAGTGTGTTGGCAGAACCGCCGTGGTTGCAGTACATGAGAGAATGGGGACCAAAGGTTGTGTACGATTCAAGagaggagatagagagattgGTGAATCGATTTCCGAGGACGGTTAGGGTTTCGCTTGCCACAGTGCTTAGAAAACTTCCGGTGGAATTATCCGGCGAGGAAGGTCCTACAGGACCAAAGGAGAAGAACAATTGGTATGGCGATGAAAGATGTTGA
- the IAA10 gene encoding indoleacetic acid-induced protein 10 (indoleacetic acid-induced protein 10 (IAA10); FUNCTIONS IN: sequence-specific DNA binding transcription factor activity; INVOLVED IN: response to auxin stimulus, response to chitin; LOCATED IN: nucleus; EXPRESSED IN: 7 plant structures; EXPRESSED DURING: 4 anthesis, petal differentiation and expansion stage; CONTAINS InterPro DOMAIN/s: Aux/IAA-ARF-dimerisation (InterPro:IPR011525), AUX/IAA protein (InterPro:IPR003311); BEST Arabidopsis thaliana protein match is: indole-3-acetic acid inducible 11 (TAIR:AT4G28640.3); Has 1513 Blast hits to 1512 proteins in 70 species: Archae - 0; Bacteria - 0; Metazoa - 0; Fungi - 0; Plants - 1512; Viruses - 0; Other Eukaryotes - 1 (source: NCBI BLink).), which translates to MNGLQEVCSSSGSVMIGLPAEEDENAAHSSEDSSCPDESVSETELDLALGLSIGRRKVRSSLSSSSSSLTRESGTKRSADSSPAAASNATRQVAVGWPPLRTYRINSLVNQAKSLATEGGLSSGIQKETTKSVVVAAKNDDACFIKSSRTSMLVKVTMDGVIIGRKVDLNALDSYAALEKTLDLMFFQIPSPVTRSNTQGYKTIKETCTSKLLDGSSEYIITYQDKDGDWMLVGDVPWQMFLGSVTRLRIMKTSIGAGVGK; encoded by the exons ATGAATGGTTTGCAAGAAGTTTGTTCGTCAAGTGGGTCGGTGATGATCGGACTACCagctgaagaagacgaaaacgCCGCACATTCGTCGGAGGATTCATCTTGCCCCGACGAGTCAGTGTCAGAGACAGAGCTCGACCTAGCTTTGGGTCTTAGCATTGGTCGTCGGAAGGTTCGATCGTCTTTgtcttcctcgtcttcttctctgacCAGGGAAAGTGGGACCAAACGCTCTGCTGATTCTTCTCCGGCTGCCGCCTCAAACGCAACCAG ACAAGTTGCTGTAGGTTGGCCGCCTCTACGGACTTACAGAATCAACAGTTTGGTCAATCAAGCAAAGTCTTTAGCTACGGAAGGCGGCTTGAGTTCTGGCATTCAAAAGGAGACTACAAAAAGTGTAGTGGTTGCTGCTAAGAACGATGATGCTTGCTTTATCAAATCGTCCAGGACTTCTATGCTTGTGAAGGTGACAATGGACGGAGTTATAATTGGAAGGAAGGTTGATCTCAATGCTCTGGATTCTTATGCAGCCTTAGAGAAAACTTTGGATCTAATGTTTTTCCAGATTCCTTCTCCTGTAACAA GATCCAACACACAAGGATACAAGACAATTAAGGAAACATGTACTTCGAAATTACTGGATGGCTCATCGGAATATATCATAACATATCAAGATAAAGACGGAGATTGGATGCTTGTAGGAGATGTTCCTTGGCA GATGTTCCTCGGGTCTGTGACAAGACTGAGAATCATGAAGACATCAATTGGAGCTGGAGTAGGTAAGTAG